Proteins co-encoded in one Brassica rapa cultivar Chiifu-401-42 chromosome A02, CAAS_Brap_v3.01, whole genome shotgun sequence genomic window:
- the LOC103854001 gene encoding auxin-responsive protein SAUR21-like — protein MSPSFYHQPKTSNPVTLTLSYIFKRIQTFRKMALVRSLLGAKKILGRSVTATASTSKRVASAAPKGFLAVYVGENQKKRYVVPVSYLNQPSFQALLSKSEEEFGFDHPMGGLTIPCPEDTFINVTSRLQ, from the coding sequence atgagCCCTTCTTTCTATCATCAACCAAAAACAAGCAATCCAGTAACATTAACCCTTTCATACATTTTCAAAAGAATTCAAACTTTCAGAAAAATGGCTTTGGTGAGAAGTCTATTGGGAGCAAAGAAGATTCTTGGCCGCTCTGTAACAGCAACAGCTTCTACGAGCAAAAGAGTAGCCTCAGCGGCACCAAAAGGGTTTCTTGCGGTGTACGTAGGAGAGAACCAGAAGAAGAGATATGTGGTGCCAGTCTCATACTTGAATCAGCCTTCGTTTCAAGCTCTTCTCAGTAAATCTGAAGAAGAGTTTGGGTTTGATCATCCAATGGGTGGCTTAACCATCCCTTGTCCTGAGGACACTTTCATCAATGTGACTTCTCGGCTTCAATGA
- the LOC103853996 gene encoding NAC domain-containing protein 35 isoform X2, producing MAIVPSTTSIITMMSNQVNNNNEKGIEEDAHRGGHESRLQNDDEADDHDQDMVMPGFRFHPTEEELIEFYLRRKVEGKRFNVELITFLDLYRYDPWELPAMAAIGEKEWYFYVPRDRKYRNGDRPNRVTTSGYWKATGADRMIRSETYRPIGLKKTLVFYSGKAPKGTRSSWIMNEYRLPHHETEKYQKAETSLCRVYKRPGVEDHPSLPRSTSTRLHNHNSSSSSRLAVRQQQQHLPSSSNHSDNNLNNNNLDKLSTEYSGDGSTITTTNSNSDVTIALANQNIYRPMPFDASNTPIISNQEDDETAIVDDLQRLVNYSQISGGATTAALTPQTQATLAMNTIPAGTIPNNALWEMWNPLVPDGNKDHYTNIPYR from the exons aTGGCAATTGTACCATCCACAACAAGCATCATCACCATGATGAGTAACCAAGTCAACAACAACAATGAAAAAGGTATAGAAGAAGATGCTCACAGAGGCGGCCACGAGAGTCGTCTTCAAAATGATGATGAAGCTGATGATCATGATCAAGACATGGTTATGCCTGGATTCCGATTCCATCCCACCGAAGAAGAACTCATAGAGTTTTATCTTCGCCGTAAAGTTGAAGGCAAACGCTTCAATGTAGAGCTCATCACGTTCCTAGATCTTTATCGCTATGATCCTTGGGAACTTCCGG CTATGGCGGCTATAGGAGAGAAAGAGTGGTATTTCTATGTGCCAAGAGATCGGAAGTATAGAAATGGAGATAGACCAAACCGAGTAACGACTTCGGGGTATTGGAAAGCTACTGGAGCTGATCGGATGATCAGATCAGAGACTTATCGGCCGATCGGAttaaagaaaaccctagttttctACTCCGGTAAAGCTCCTAAAGGCACTCGTAGCAGTTGGATTATGAATGAGTATCGCCTCCCTCACCACGAAACTGAGAAATATCAAAAG gctgAAACATCATTATGCCGAGTGTACAAAAGGCCAGGAGTGGAAGATCATCCATCCTTGCCACGTTCTACATCCACAAGACTGCATAACCAtaactcatcatcatcatcccgCTTGGCCGtgagacaacaacaacaacaccttCCTTCCTCTTCTAATCATTCCGACAACAATCTTAACAACAACAATCTCGACAAGCTCTCAACCGAATATTCCGGCGACGGTAGCACCATAACCACTACAAACAGTAATTCTGACGTCACCATAGCTTTAGCCAATCAGAACATCTATCGTCCAATGCCTTTTGATGCAAGCAACACACCAATAATATCTAAtcaagaagatgatgaaaccGCAATAGTTGATGATCTTCAAAGACTCGTTAACTACAGCCAAATATCTGGTGGAG CGACTACAGCAGCGTTAACGCCTCAAACGCAGGCGACGTTAGCGATGAACACGATCCCTGCAGGGACGATTCCAAACAATGCTTTGTGGGAGATGTGGAATCCACTAGTACCTGATGGAAACAAAGATCATTATACTAATATTCCTTATAGATAA
- the LOC103854003 gene encoding cinnamoyl-CoA reductase 1: protein MAKETVCVTGANGFIGSWIIRTLLDNGYTKIHASIYPGSDPTHLLKLPRPDDTNTEIKIFEADLLDPDAIARAVDGCAGVFHVASPCTLDPPEDPEKELVEPAVKGTINVLLAANRFNVRRVVITSSISALVPNPNWPEGKPVDESSWTDLDYCKSMQKWYPISKTLAEKAAWEFSEKHRTNVVTIHPSTCLGPLLQPSLNASCAVLLQLLQGSTETQEHHWLGVVHVRDVAKAHVMLFETPEASGRFLCSNGIYQFSEFAALVSKLFPEFDVHKFDKETQPGLTPCKDAAKRLIELGMVFTPVEDAVKETVQSIRDKGFL, encoded by the exons ATGGCGAAGGAGACAGTGTGTGTAACTGGCGCCAACGGTTTCATCGGATCCTGGATTATCCGAACATTACTTGACAACGGATACACCAAAATCCACGCCTCTATCTACCCAGGATCCGACCCGACTCATCTCCTCAAACTACCAAGACCCGACGACACAAACACCGAGATCAAGATCTTCGAAGCAGATCTCCTAGACCCCGACGCCATCGCCAGAGCCGTAGATGGATGCGCAGGAGTGTTCCACGTGGCGTCGCCTTGTACGTTGGATCCACCGGAGGATCCCGAGAAGGAGCTGGTCGAACCGGCGGTTAAGGGAACGATCAACGTGTTGTTAGCAGCTAATAGGTTCAACGTGAGGCGCGTGGTGATCACTTCCTCTATATCGGCTTTGGTTCCGAACCCAAATTGGCCGGAAGGAAAACCCGTCGATGAGTCGTCGTGGACCGATCTTGATTATTGCAAGTCGATGCAG AAATGGTATCCAATTTCGAAGACGCTAGCTGAGAAAGCGGCTTGGGAATTTTCGGAGAAGCATCGAACCAACGTTGTGACCATCCATCCATCCACATGCCTCGGACCACTTCTGCAACCTAGCCTTAACGCAAGCTGCGCCGTTTTGCTACAGCTCTTACAAGGCTCGACGGAGACACAAGAGCATCACTGGCTTGGTGTGGTGCACGTGAGAGATGTGGCGAAAGCTCACGTGATGCTTTTCGAAACACCTGAAGCTTCTGGTCGGTTTCTGTGCAGTAATGGGATTTATCAGTTCAGTGAGTTCGCTGCTCTTGTGTCCAAACTCTTCCCTGAGTTTGATGTTCACAAGTTTGATAAAGAAACGCAACCTGGGCTTACGCCGTGTAAAGATGCGGCTAAGAGATTGATTGAGCTGGGGATGGTGTTTACTCCGGTCGAAGATGCGGTTAAGGAGACGGTCCAGAGTATTAGAGACAAAGGCTTCCTCTGA
- the LOC103853996 gene encoding NAC domain-containing protein 35 isoform X1: MAIVPSTTSIITMMSNQVNNNNEKGIEEDAHRGGHESRLQNDDEADDHDQDMVMPGFRFHPTEEELIEFYLRRKVEGKRFNVELITFLDLYRYDPWELPAMAAIGEKEWYFYVPRDRKYRNGDRPNRVTTSGYWKATGADRMIRSETYRPIGLKKTLVFYSGKAPKGTRSSWIMNEYRLPHHETEKYQKAETSLCRVYKRPGVEDHPSLPRSTSTRLHNHNSSSSSRLAVRQQQQHLPSSSNHSDNNLNNNNLDKLSTEYSGDGSTITTTNSNSDVTIALANQNIYRPMPFDASNTPIISNQEDDETAIVDDLQRLVNYSQISGGGNINHQYYQIAQQFHNQQLLKANALQSVTAATTAALTPQTQATLAMNTIPAGTIPNNALWEMWNPLVPDGNKDHYTNIPYR; this comes from the exons aTGGCAATTGTACCATCCACAACAAGCATCATCACCATGATGAGTAACCAAGTCAACAACAACAATGAAAAAGGTATAGAAGAAGATGCTCACAGAGGCGGCCACGAGAGTCGTCTTCAAAATGATGATGAAGCTGATGATCATGATCAAGACATGGTTATGCCTGGATTCCGATTCCATCCCACCGAAGAAGAACTCATAGAGTTTTATCTTCGCCGTAAAGTTGAAGGCAAACGCTTCAATGTAGAGCTCATCACGTTCCTAGATCTTTATCGCTATGATCCTTGGGAACTTCCGG CTATGGCGGCTATAGGAGAGAAAGAGTGGTATTTCTATGTGCCAAGAGATCGGAAGTATAGAAATGGAGATAGACCAAACCGAGTAACGACTTCGGGGTATTGGAAAGCTACTGGAGCTGATCGGATGATCAGATCAGAGACTTATCGGCCGATCGGAttaaagaaaaccctagttttctACTCCGGTAAAGCTCCTAAAGGCACTCGTAGCAGTTGGATTATGAATGAGTATCGCCTCCCTCACCACGAAACTGAGAAATATCAAAAG gctgAAACATCATTATGCCGAGTGTACAAAAGGCCAGGAGTGGAAGATCATCCATCCTTGCCACGTTCTACATCCACAAGACTGCATAACCAtaactcatcatcatcatcccgCTTGGCCGtgagacaacaacaacaacaccttCCTTCCTCTTCTAATCATTCCGACAACAATCTTAACAACAACAATCTCGACAAGCTCTCAACCGAATATTCCGGCGACGGTAGCACCATAACCACTACAAACAGTAATTCTGACGTCACCATAGCTTTAGCCAATCAGAACATCTATCGTCCAATGCCTTTTGATGCAAGCAACACACCAATAATATCTAAtcaagaagatgatgaaaccGCAATAGTTGATGATCTTCAAAGACTCGTTAACTACAGCCAAATATCTGGTGGAGGTAACATCAATCACCAATACTATCAAATTGCTCAACAGTTTCATAATCAACAACTACTAAAAGCAAATGCGTTGCAATCGGTGACGGCAGCGACTACAGCAGCGTTAACGCCTCAAACGCAGGCGACGTTAGCGATGAACACGATCCCTGCAGGGACGATTCCAAACAATGCTTTGTGGGAGATGTGGAATCCACTAGTACCTGATGGAAACAAAGATCATTATACTAATATTCCTTATAGATAA
- the LOC103854000 gene encoding auxin-responsive protein SAUR21-like, whose amino-acid sequence MALLRGLLGAKRIIALSVAATSKKTVSAPKWFLAVYVGEDQVQKKRYLVPISYLSQPSFQALLGKSEEEFGFDHPMGGLTIPCREDTFINVTSRFQ is encoded by the coding sequence ATGGCTTTGCTCAGAGGTCTCTTGGGTGCAAAGAGGATTATTGCCCTTTCTGTAGCAGCTACAAGCAAAAAGACAGTTTCAGCGCCAAAGTGGTTTCTTGCGGTGTACGTTGGTGAAGACCAGGTCCAGAAGAAGAGATATTTGGTGCCAATCTCATATCTAAGCCAGCCTTCTTTTCAAGCTCTACTCGGCAAATCCGAAGAAGAGTTTGGATTTGATCATCCAATGGGTGGTTTAACGATTCCTTGTCGTGAAGATACCTTCATCAATGTGACATCCCGGTTTCAGTAA